TTGTAATATCTAACCGGGCTTATATAAGAAATATGAGAAGCATGTTTTAGTTATGTAATGGGCCTTATTAGTTTATCGTACAGGCCCAATATTTAGTCATCTTCCTGGTTTGTCTCCCACATCGTTTATCAGAGAAGCAGAAGCTAAGTTTATATATCGACGGAGTGACGAAGGAGATTGTCCCTTCGGGGACATCCGATAAAATTGGAACGATACAGAGAAGATTAGCATGGCCCCTGCGCAAGGATGACACGCACAAATCGAGAAAtggtccaaattttttttttctctttttttttttcaaatcgatcccttcttcttcttcatctgttCAACCATTTTTCGTTTTGTCAACTCGCAGTTTAAGTTCTGGATAAGTATCCGTTCGTAATAGCTCCGCGATTGAGCCCTAATTTCTGCACTTTTTAAATTCTGACGGCGAAATTGACGGTGTTTACTATTGCAACACCGATGATCGGAAACCTAATTCCCAAATCTTGGTTCAACTCGCCAACTAAATCGAATTTAACTAAACCAATTTTCCGGTTCAAATCAAAGTAAACCGGAATCTCCCAGTTTGGTTATTCTGGTTTAGGAGAACCGCTTCCTCTCCTTCTAAGACCCTCTCTAAACCCTTGGGCGTCTCCATCTAAGATTAGAGGAAGGTCCAGGTGCTTCAATGGCTTTCTTTCTTATAGATCAGATCTCACAATACTAATCAGTGGTTCTCCCAAATTTAATCTCTCTTGTTGGTTTCTCTGAACCCATGGCGATTCTGCTCAAATCATTTCTCCAAAACCAATCCTTTCTCAAGCCTTCGACCATTTGCAGAACCATCGCTTCTTCATCGGAACCTTACAAGAAGCCACTCTCTGTTGTATTCGAAGAGGCCGTAGGATTAAGACCCAAACCCGAAACGAGCCAaacccaagaagaagaagagggcaACGAGTTGAAGAGAAGGCTTTTTGAATTAGAGAAGAAACTCATAGAACTGAAGAACACAGAACCAGTGAtaaagaagaagctgaagaaggtTGTCGGGACAGTGCCAGAGCTGCAAACAGAGAAAAGTCGTAACCTTTACACGTTGTTTAAAGCCAACGAAGAGAAACAAGAGGAGGGACACGATGTGGTTAGAGTTTACAAGGAGCTTCCTTTGGAGATGGTGTCCTTTGTGAAGCTTCTGCATAAAAAAGGGTATTTGAACAAGGCTAATTTCATCAGTGGAGAGAAGCTGGAGTTGGGGAGTCTCGATGAAGAGTATGCTAGAACTTTTGTTAAGTTTGCTGCTGAGAGATTCGGAAAAGACTACCAGGAGATTGCAAAGTAAGAATCTTTGACTTGTACATTTGATCATATCTTGTGTGTTTGCTCGTTAGGTTTTTGCTTATTTTGATGGGTTCAATCTATGATGGATGACTTTGGCATGTTCACGTCAGAACTTGTCAGTGGACATATTCATTTCTATAAAGCGCCGCACTTCTTAGAGTTTGCATTCTATTATATGTCAACATTTTATGAGAAATGAAATTGGTAAAGGTGTTAGTTCTATTGGAATGATGAATCTCTTGTTGTGGTGATTGGATCATAGACTAGTTGTGTaatatagatagagaaactCTGATGTAAGAAGTGGCTCAGGCTTTCGTATCTTGATCATATGTTATGTGTTTGTTATTTTTGATTGTtaaaaatttggataaaatGTGATGCTCGTTAGGTTTCTTTTAGAGAAAATGTTTGTTGAAATGTTTATCTTGATGGGTCCAATCTATGATGGATAACTTTGGCATGTTCAGGTCTAATCTTGTCAGTGAACATGTTCATTTATATAAAGCGCCACGCTTCCGAGAGTTTCATTATATGAAAGCCGGGGTTGGTAAAGGTGTTAGTTCTATCGGAATGATGAATCATCTGTGATGAATTTAGTTCTTGTGGTTAGATCATAGACTAGTTGTAGTATATATAGAGAAGCTCTGATGTAAGAAGTGGCTAAGACTTTCGTAAATGCTTCAAATGGAATTATTTGTCCACTCTGAGTTTAAGGAACTCTCTTGTATGGTCTTGATTGCGTTAACGTGCAGCATTTTATCTACACTTAGATGTTGTTTCAGCAGCTAGGAACTTTTCATAACCTCTGATTCAACTTATAGGTGGTTGTCAGGTAGTgacctgaagaacattgtggtATTCGGCTGCCCAAGCTTGGAGAAAAGGGCGATTTTCGCTGCTAAAACCCTTCGCAAGTTTTTCGACATCCATGAGAACAATGTAACTTTTTGCTTTACACTCTACACTgtcttaatttcatttttcttttctcttcagCCGTATCTAACAAGTCTTTCTTTGGCATAATAGGTGTGTGAGAAATGTGTTTTAAAAGAGAAGTGCAAGTTTCCAAACCAGAGTGTGTGGGACGGCAAGTCACAGAACTTACATTTGTCTGTTGTGATGAAAGTCATCACACTATATCCATTGGACTTGACTCATCCAAAGCTTCAAGTTCCTCAAGAGGTACAAGACTCAGTCTCAAGGTTGCTGACTGAGATTCAGAACCTTAGCCAAACTATCTGTACTCCTCTCTCATGAGTTAAACCTTATAAGGAAGATTGCTTCCAGTAGACATCTTCAACTGAGCGTTCTCACCTACTTCTAATGTTAGTTGCAACAACTGCAACTCTTATGTTACTGATCGGAATGCTTAGTTTTAATCTTTACCTGCAATGTTGTTCCGTATTTGATCTGTTTCAAACTATCTTTGTCGTTTGagaacacaaaaaaatacaGCAGAAACCTCTCATTACATATCCAGGAGCCATTTAACCTCTGAATCAATCATAAGAAGATGGTGGAAATGGGGAAGCTTGAAGAAGCTTACAAGCATGAGTATAACCATAACCGAGCAAACTACGTCATCAGAGCATTAAGACATACATATAGCAATTGTATATATAACAGATCAAGataaaacccaaaaaacttAGAATTTCAGTAACTATTTGAGATCTTAGGTACAAGCCAGAGAGAGAAAAGTGTGAACCTTTTTCTAAGTGTTGAATAGACAAAAGCAGAGGATCCCAATGTAACTAGATTTacatttcttttgcttctccCTTTTGTTTTGCTTAGCACCTGGGGGGAGTAAGAGTAGGTACAAGTTTGGAGTATGTAACCAATCACAGAGGCTAGCGAAAAAGAGTTGAACTTATGATCTCTCTCATCA
The sequence above is drawn from the Brassica napus cultivar Da-Ae chromosome A8, Da-Ae, whole genome shotgun sequence genome and encodes:
- the BNAC03G69640D gene encoding uncharacterized protein BNAC03G69640D; translated protein: MAILLKSFLQNQSFLKPSTICRTIASSSEPYKKPLSVVFEEAVGLRPKPETSQTQEEEEGNELKRRLFELEKKLIELKNTEPVIKKKLKKVVGTVPELQTEKSRNLYTLFKANEEKQEEGHDVVRVYKELPLEMVSFVKLLHKKGYLNKANFISGEKLELGSLDEEYARTFVKFAAERFGKDYQEIAKWLSGSDLKNIVVFGCPSLEKRAIFAAKTLRKFFDIHENNVCEKCVLKEKCKFPNQSVWDGKSQNLHLSVVMKVITLYPLDLTHPKLQVPQEVQDSVSRLLTEIQNLSQTICTPLS